From one Flavobacterium sp. N502536 genomic stretch:
- a CDS encoding valine--tRNA ligase has product MTIPAQFDAKTIENKWYDYWMKNNYFHSEPDHRTPYTIVIPPPNVTGVLHMGHMLNNTIQDVLIRRARLKGFNACWVPGTDHASIATEAKVVQKLKAEGINKNDLTREEFLAHAWEWTDKYGGVILEQLKKLGASCDWERTKFTMDPDMSASVIKSFVDLYNKGLIYRGYRMVNWDPEAKTTLSDEEVIYEEQQGKLFFLKYKIEGSEDFLTIATTRPETIFGDTAICINPNDERFTHLKGKSAIVPICGRVIPIIEDEYVDVEFGTGCLKVTPAHDMNDKTLGEKHNLEIVDIFNEDATLNSFGLHYQGKDRFVVRTEIAKELEEIGALAKTEIHLNKVGTSERTKAVIEPRLSDQWFLKMEDLVKPAIKSVLETGDIKLHPKRFENTYAHWLNNIRDWNISRQLWWGQQIPAYYFGDGKEDFVVAENIEDALKLAQERTSNLKLETKDLTQDVDALDTWFSSWLWPMSVFGGIMDPESADYKYYYPTNDLVTGPDILFFWVARMIIAGYEYAGEKPFTNVYLTGLVRDKQRRKMSKSLGNSPDPLDLIDKFSADGVRVGLLLSASAGNDIMFDEELCNQGKAFSNKIWNAFKLIKGWEVSETIPQPESSKVAIEWYEAKLQQTLVDIEDNFEKYRISDSLMAIYKLVWDDFCSWFLEMIKPAYQQPIDKTTFDKAIEMLESNLKLLHPFMPFLTEEIWHLIADRTAEEALIVSTWPELKPFNASLISDFDSTIEVISGIRTIRKDKNIPFKDAIELKAINSENITTYFDSIVTKLGNISAFEYVSAKVDGALSFRVKSNEYFIPITGSIDVEAEIAKLTEELNYTKGFLKSVEAKLSNEKFVNGAPEKVLNIEKQKQADALAKIATIEQSLAGLK; this is encoded by the coding sequence ATGACAATTCCAGCACAATTTGACGCTAAAACAATCGAGAATAAATGGTACGATTACTGGATGAAGAATAATTATTTTCATTCAGAGCCTGATCACAGAACACCTTATACAATTGTAATTCCGCCACCAAACGTGACAGGAGTCCTTCACATGGGGCATATGTTGAACAATACCATTCAGGATGTTTTAATTCGTAGAGCGCGTCTTAAAGGTTTTAATGCCTGCTGGGTTCCGGGAACGGATCATGCCTCTATTGCTACAGAAGCAAAAGTAGTACAGAAATTGAAAGCAGAAGGAATCAATAAAAATGATTTAACCCGCGAAGAGTTTTTGGCACACGCTTGGGAATGGACAGATAAATACGGTGGTGTAATCTTAGAGCAGCTTAAAAAACTTGGAGCTTCCTGCGACTGGGAAAGAACTAAATTTACGATGGATCCTGATATGTCAGCTTCTGTAATTAAATCGTTTGTTGATTTATACAACAAAGGGTTGATTTATCGAGGATACCGAATGGTAAACTGGGATCCGGAAGCCAAAACAACTTTGTCTGACGAAGAGGTTATTTACGAAGAACAACAAGGGAAATTATTTTTCTTAAAATATAAAATTGAAGGTTCAGAAGATTTTCTGACGATTGCTACAACACGTCCGGAAACTATTTTTGGAGATACTGCGATCTGTATCAATCCAAATGATGAGCGTTTTACACATTTAAAAGGTAAAAGTGCCATCGTTCCAATTTGTGGAAGAGTTATTCCGATTATCGAAGACGAATATGTTGATGTTGAGTTCGGAACCGGATGTTTGAAAGTGACTCCGGCGCACGATATGAATGATAAAACATTAGGAGAGAAACACAATCTTGAAATCGTTGATATTTTTAATGAAGATGCTACGTTAAATAGTTTCGGATTGCATTATCAGGGTAAAGACCGTTTTGTGGTTCGTACTGAAATTGCAAAAGAATTAGAAGAAATCGGAGCTTTGGCAAAGACCGAAATCCATTTGAATAAAGTGGGAACTTCTGAAAGAACCAAAGCAGTAATCGAACCGAGATTGTCTGATCAATGGTTTTTGAAAATGGAAGATTTGGTAAAACCGGCTATTAAGTCAGTTTTAGAAACCGGAGATATTAAATTGCATCCAAAACGTTTTGAAAACACGTATGCGCACTGGTTAAACAATATTCGTGATTGGAACATCTCACGTCAATTATGGTGGGGACAACAAATACCTGCTTATTATTTCGGAGACGGAAAAGAAGATTTCGTAGTAGCTGAAAATATTGAAGATGCTCTAAAATTAGCGCAGGAAAGAACTTCAAACCTGAAACTTGAAACAAAAGATTTAACACAGGATGTTGATGCTTTGGATACCTGGTTTTCATCATGGCTTTGGCCAATGTCAGTTTTTGGCGGAATCATGGACCCGGAAAGTGCCGATTATAAATATTATTATCCAACAAATGATCTGGTTACCGGTCCGGATATCTTATTCTTCTGGGTAGCGAGAATGATCATTGCAGGTTATGAATATGCGGGAGAAAAACCATTTACAAATGTGTATTTAACTGGTTTGGTTCGTGACAAACAGCGTCGTAAAATGTCTAAATCATTAGGGAATTCTCCTGATCCATTAGACCTGATCGATAAATTCAGTGCGGATGGAGTTCGTGTAGGATTGCTTTTGAGTGCTTCTGCAGGAAACGATATTATGTTTGATGAAGAATTGTGTAATCAGGGGAAAGCGTTTTCAAACAAGATTTGGAATGCCTTTAAACTGATTAAAGGATGGGAAGTTTCAGAAACTATTCCACAACCGGAATCATCAAAAGTAGCGATCGAATGGTACGAAGCAAAATTGCAGCAGACTTTGGTTGATATTGAAGATAATTTTGAGAAATACAGAATCTCAGATTCATTGATGGCCATTTACAAATTGGTTTGGGATGATTTCTGTTCATGGTTCTTAGAAATGATTAAACCGGCGTACCAACAGCCAATTGATAAGACGACATTTGACAAAGCAATCGAAATGCTAGAAAGTAATTTGAAGTTGCTTCATCCGTTTATGCCTTTCTTAACCGAAGAAATTTGGCATTTAATTGCAGACAGAACTGCTGAAGAAGCTTTAATCGTTTCGACCTGGCCGGAATTAAAACCTTTCAACGCGAGTTTAATCTCTGATTTTGATAGTACTATTGAAGTGATTTCAGGAATCAGAACGATTCGTAAAGATAAAAACATTCCGTTTAAAGATGCAATCGAATTAAAGGCAATCAACAGCGAGAATATTACAACGTATTTTGATTCAATTGTAACAAAACTAGGTAATATTTCAGCTTTCGAATATGTTTCGGCAAAAGTTGACGGAGCGTTATCTTTCCGTGTAAAATCAAATGAATATTTCATTCCGATTACCGGAAGTATTGATGTTGAAGCCGAAATTGCAAAACTGACAGAAGAATTAAATTATACAAAAGGATTCCTGAAATCTGTAGAAGCAAAACTTTCTAACGAAAAATTTGTAAATGGAGCTCCGGAAAAAGTCCTAAACATAGAGAAACAAAAACAAGCTGATGCTTTAGCAAAAATTGCTACAATCGAGCAGAGTTTAGCTGGTTTGAAATAA
- a CDS encoding GyrI-like domain-containing protein produces MSKLDLTKSDKVYYTAKAKPEILYIERTNYISITGTGDPSGAVFSEKIQALYTTAYCIKFMLKAVDNDFVVPKLEALWSFDAEKYKDISMDEAPLKIPRAEWDYRIMIRMPDFITKEHVEEAIPIAVNKKQITLAKSIEFYEMAEGKVVQILHVGPFENEPQTLKKIQEFTTAHHLEQNGLHHEIYLSDFRKTPSEKLKTLLREPVK; encoded by the coding sequence ATGAGCAAACTAGATTTAACAAAAAGTGACAAAGTATATTATACGGCCAAAGCCAAGCCTGAAATACTTTATATCGAAAGAACAAACTATATATCGATTACCGGAACAGGAGATCCTTCGGGAGCAGTATTTTCAGAAAAAATTCAGGCCCTGTATACCACCGCTTACTGCATTAAATTTATGCTAAAAGCAGTCGATAATGATTTTGTCGTTCCAAAACTAGAAGCTTTATGGAGTTTTGATGCCGAAAAATACAAGGATATTTCAATGGATGAAGCTCCGTTAAAAATACCCCGAGCGGAGTGGGATTACAGAATTATGATTCGAATGCCGGACTTCATAACTAAAGAACATGTGGAAGAAGCTATTCCTATTGCCGTTAATAAAAAACAAATAACGTTGGCAAAGTCTATTGAGTTTTATGAAATGGCAGAAGGCAAAGTAGTGCAGATTCTTCATGTGGGTCCTTTTGAAAATGAACCGCAAACGCTGAAAAAAATCCAGGAGTTTACTACTGCACACCATTTAGAGCAAAACGGATTGCATCATGAAATTTATCTGTCAGACTTTCGAAAAACACCTTCTGAAAAATTAAAAACTTTACTCAGAGAACCCGTTAAATAA
- a CDS encoding APC family permease: MSDSRKNQLQKSLGLSFNIAVLIGGTIGVGILRTPGTIAEMLNNYWLIIASWLFGGLYVLLGANSYAELATMLPKAGGSYNYIKRAFGEYAGFLSGWFDYITNVIPPAFYCIVISEYVIILFPALANYSTIMAISLLLAFVLIHLSGVKNGSVIQQITSLLKVICFVALVVACFMYTGIETTPIKTDSSFFQIGLLFGFFKSLQLIIGTYNGWNSVCFFAEENDNPGKNIPKSLYSGVLLVMSIYILVNAAFFHVLPIETLAKSNLAAADVAKILFGENGALIVTVISIFSLISILNAFMMIPPRILYGLSRDGFFIEKGTQVNKGGTPIVALLVSSLFSLFLICIGSFEVLFSFAAFISIIVWGLAYFSLLKLRTKEPDLPRPYRSFWYPWTTIIAIIISIALLIGFIYSDPKSFIIIMGITAISYPLFLVLKKKK, encoded by the coding sequence ATGTCAGACTCCAGAAAAAACCAATTACAAAAAAGCCTCGGCTTAAGTTTTAATATTGCCGTATTAATTGGAGGTACGATTGGAGTTGGTATTTTACGAACACCGGGAACGATCGCCGAAATGCTTAACAATTACTGGTTAATTATTGCTTCATGGCTCTTTGGAGGTTTGTATGTTTTACTGGGAGCCAATTCGTATGCCGAACTTGCAACTATGTTACCCAAAGCCGGAGGTTCTTATAACTATATTAAAAGAGCTTTTGGCGAATATGCGGGTTTTCTGTCCGGTTGGTTCGATTATATTACCAATGTTATCCCGCCAGCTTTTTACTGCATTGTCATTAGCGAATATGTTATTATTTTATTTCCTGCACTTGCTAATTATTCTACTATAATGGCCATTTCGTTATTGCTTGCTTTTGTATTGATACACCTGAGCGGTGTAAAAAACGGAAGCGTTATCCAGCAAATTACAAGCTTACTAAAAGTGATTTGTTTTGTCGCCTTAGTTGTTGCCTGCTTTATGTATACCGGTATTGAAACTACACCCATAAAAACAGACAGCTCTTTCTTTCAGATTGGCTTATTATTTGGATTTTTCAAATCATTACAACTCATCATCGGTACTTATAACGGCTGGAACAGCGTTTGCTTTTTTGCTGAAGAAAATGACAACCCGGGCAAAAACATTCCGAAATCATTGTACAGCGGTGTTTTACTCGTTATGTCTATTTATATTTTGGTAAATGCCGCTTTTTTTCATGTCTTACCCATCGAAACTTTAGCCAAATCAAATCTCGCAGCTGCCGATGTCGCCAAAATTCTTTTCGGAGAAAACGGTGCTCTTATCGTTACGGTAATTTCTATTTTTTCCTTAATCAGTATTTTGAATGCTTTTATGATGATTCCACCAAGAATTTTGTACGGATTAAGCCGTGACGGGTTTTTCATCGAAAAAGGAACGCAGGTAAATAAGGGCGGAACTCCTATAGTAGCGCTTTTAGTATCATCACTTTTCAGCTTGTTTTTAATTTGCATCGGCTCTTTTGAAGTACTGTTCTCCTTCGCCGCTTTTATCTCGATTATCGTTTGGGGACTGGCCTATTTTTCGCTTTTAAAACTAAGAACTAAAGAACCTGATCTTCCAAGACCTTACCGTTCTTTTTGGTATCCCTGGACCACCATAATTGCTATTATCATCTCGATTGCTTTACTAATCGGATTTATTTACAGCGATCCTAAAAGCTTTATCATTATTATGGGAATTACAGCGATTTCTTATCCCCTATTTTTAGTTTTGAAGAAGAAAAAATAA
- a CDS encoding TonB-dependent siderophore receptor — MKYNLLLALSLISFASYSQNYSSTENTSTENDTVKNKKGEVLNEVLIKTNREPKAVTAVRSGLKPMDNPQTIQVIGSEIIEQQQAIRLSEVIKNANGVYVSSARGGAQESFFSRGYDMSANNMFKNGFRYNSGSIPEVSGLEKVEFLKGGSALLFGNVAPGGILNLVTKTPSFKSGGEIGMQIGSYAFYKPSFDFYGPLNKSIAFRINGSYENSESFRDVVKNERLYINPSLLFIVSPKTQITVQGDYLTADWTPDFGTGLIGKQILDLPRNAFYGSLWSTGATKSASASVLLNHDFNKNWKLNFNSSFQSYDRTQKSTAQMSNITDKGDWTRALVQNKNLEQILGDQLSLQGNFNTGSVKHQIYTGIDWENSFATGYTYAFDPANYDTINLFTFDPSKQKNDIPNARATQILKTETNRFGAYFQDLISITEKVKVLAGIRWSWQEGEATTYKETYNTGTKVQTVAPENATAEVGAKRLDNAFSPKVGIIYQPTKSTSLFASYSNSFSPNSGFTVDNKTIEASIIDQYEAGIKKDFFDGLLSTNLTVYQISNSNLAQTAPFLADGVTENVNSNIKVLGGATKSKGVEIDVTATPVEGLNIIAGYSYNDMRYTKTSGTSGSFVAGDQVVRTPKNTANLSFFYKVPEGMFKGVSFGAIANYIGNRLGGWNDDYLWTAVKPTPANPKPNPAYIVTIRDRDIPIEGYTTIDASIGYEWGKFSVLCKLSNITNELNYTVHENYSINPIAPRQVMTSLKYKF; from the coding sequence ATGAAATATAATTTACTACTTGCTTTATCTTTGATTAGTTTTGCGTCTTACAGTCAGAACTACTCCAGTACAGAAAATACTTCGACTGAAAATGATACTGTAAAAAACAAAAAAGGAGAGGTTCTAAATGAAGTTTTAATTAAAACCAACAGAGAACCTAAAGCGGTTACTGCAGTTCGTTCCGGACTAAAACCAATGGATAACCCGCAAACTATACAGGTTATTGGTTCTGAAATAATTGAACAACAACAGGCAATTCGTTTAAGCGAGGTTATAAAAAATGCCAATGGTGTTTATGTAAGTTCTGCACGTGGTGGTGCACAGGAATCCTTTTTCTCAAGAGGATATGACATGTCTGCCAATAATATGTTTAAAAATGGTTTCCGTTACAATTCCGGTTCCATTCCTGAAGTTTCCGGTCTGGAGAAAGTTGAGTTCTTAAAAGGAGGTTCGGCTTTATTGTTTGGAAACGTTGCGCCGGGAGGTATCTTAAACCTGGTAACGAAAACCCCTTCATTCAAATCAGGCGGTGAGATAGGGATGCAAATCGGAAGTTATGCTTTCTACAAGCCTTCTTTTGATTTTTACGGTCCACTTAATAAATCTATTGCTTTCAGAATAAACGGTTCTTACGAAAACTCGGAGAGCTTCAGAGATGTAGTAAAAAACGAACGTTTGTACATCAACCCGTCTTTGCTTTTTATTGTTAGCCCTAAAACACAAATTACGGTACAAGGAGATTACCTAACAGCAGACTGGACTCCTGATTTTGGAACAGGTCTTATAGGAAAACAAATTCTTGACTTGCCTCGTAATGCATTCTACGGATCACTTTGGTCTACTGGTGCGACAAAATCAGCAAGTGCTTCGGTTTTATTAAACCATGATTTCAATAAAAACTGGAAACTAAACTTCAATAGTTCTTTCCAAAGTTATGATAGAACTCAGAAATCTACAGCTCAGATGTCTAATATAACCGATAAGGGAGACTGGACCAGAGCATTAGTTCAAAATAAAAACTTAGAGCAGATATTGGGAGACCAGTTAAGCTTACAAGGAAATTTTAATACCGGGTCAGTAAAACACCAAATCTATACTGGTATAGATTGGGAAAATTCATTTGCTACCGGATACACTTATGCTTTTGATCCTGCAAATTACGACACCATTAATTTATTTACTTTTGATCCTTCAAAACAAAAGAATGATATTCCAAATGCAAGAGCGACTCAAATTCTAAAAACAGAAACTAATCGTTTTGGAGCCTATTTTCAGGATCTGATTTCGATTACAGAAAAAGTAAAAGTATTGGCTGGTATTCGTTGGTCATGGCAAGAAGGAGAAGCTACTACTTATAAAGAAACTTATAACACCGGCACAAAAGTTCAAACGGTCGCTCCGGAAAATGCAACGGCTGAAGTTGGCGCTAAAAGACTTGACAATGCATTCTCTCCGAAAGTGGGTATTATCTATCAACCAACAAAAAGCACTTCATTGTTCGCCAGCTACTCGAACTCATTTTCACCAAATTCAGGGTTCACTGTTGACAACAAAACAATTGAAGCATCGATCATCGACCAATACGAAGCAGGTATTAAGAAAGATTTCTTTGATGGATTGTTAAGCACAAACTTAACTGTTTACCAAATCTCAAACAGCAATTTGGCTCAAACTGCACCATTTTTAGCTGATGGAGTTACTGAAAATGTGAATTCAAACATAAAAGTATTGGGTGGTGCTACCAAAAGTAAAGGAGTTGAAATTGATGTTACTGCAACACCTGTAGAAGGACTTAATATTATTGCCGGTTATAGCTATAATGATATGCGTTATACTAAAACTTCAGGAACAAGTGGAAGTTTTGTAGCAGGAGATCAGGTTGTAAGAACACCAAAAAATACAGCCAACCTAAGTTTCTTCTATAAAGTACCGGAAGGAATGTTTAAAGGAGTTTCATTTGGAGCAATCGCCAACTACATTGGTAACCGTTTAGGAGGTTGGAATGATGATTATTTATGGACAGCTGTTAAACCTACACCTGCTAATCCAAAACCAAATCCTGCTTACATTGTTACCATTAGAGACAGAGATATTCCTATCGAAGGTTACACTACTATAGATGCTTCAATAGGTTATGAGTGGGGGAAATTCTCAGTTTTATGTAAATTATCTAATATTACAAACGAATTGAATTATACTGTTCACGAAAATTACAGTATAAACCCTATCGCACCTCGTCAGGTTATGACAAGCTTAAAATATAAATTCTAA